A window of the Garra rufa chromosome 10, GarRuf1.0, whole genome shotgun sequence genome harbors these coding sequences:
- the ap1s3b gene encoding AP-1 complex subunit sigma-3b, with product MMHFLLLFSRQGKLRLQKWFLPLPERERKKIVKDMTTMVLARKPRTCNFLHWKDLKIVYKRYASLYFCCGLESQDNELLALEILHRYVELLDKYFGNVCELDIIFNFEKAYFILDEFLMGGEVQETSKQSIAKSVEASDMLQETMEEYMSKPAF from the exons ATGCATTTTCTGCTGCTGTTCAGTCGTCAGGGGAAGTTACGGCTGCAAAAATGGTTCCTGCCCCTCccggagagagagaggaagaagaTTGTGAAGGACATGACCACTATGGTGCTGGCACGGAAACCACGCACATGTAACTTCCTGCACTGGAAGGACCTGAAGATTGTCTATAAGAG GTACGCCAGTCTGTATTTCTGCTGTGGTTTGGAGAGCCAGGATAATGAACTTCTGGCTTTGGAGATTCTGCACCGTTATGTGGAGCTGCTCGACAAATACTTCGGCAAT GTATGTGAGCTGGACATCATCTTTAACTTTGAGAAGGCTTATTTCATCCTGGATGAGTTTCTGATGGGTGGAGAGGTTCAGGAGACATCCAAACAGTCTATTGCAAAGTCTGTAGAGGCCTCAGATATGCTGCAAGAG ACGATGGAAGAATACATGAGCAAACCAGCCTTCTGA